In the Ranitomeya imitator isolate aRanImi1 chromosome 2, aRanImi1.pri, whole genome shotgun sequence genome, tgagcggcagtgtgcccttcatcaagtgaagccggaggaacgggttcagattctggccagcaagctgacaggccgggcggcGGATGCCTATCGTATGGTACCTGATGagaactgtatggactatgagcggatcaaagaagtgatcttggcccggtatgtgctgacaccagaggcataccgccaaaagttccgtggaCTTATAAAATACGTAAcctatacccacgctgaatgggcctgtaaattacggcggtcactgctacagtggataaagggagccaagcaaccactaaggaggacgtcctccagctcttcttgttagaacgattctttaatggactaacccccgagatacaggaatggcttcgggacaggcggccaacgactcttgaggaagccgctcgtctggccgatgaacatcatgatgccaagaggcctcagttgtccagatcacagatggtcactaggggttcgcccatggacctggagggccccaaaccaccgaagattgtatggGGACCAGCtaaaaacccggcctaccacagtccccttggggcacgatgccacacctgccgtcagctgggccacctgcaaagacaatgtcccaaccggactccgcatacccagtggccaaaggtgggaacagctaccttcagccgggctgctgtacactgctaccaaggcgaagctgacccggcattgggggctacgactaaccaaggggtggaagacaatagaatagaacaacctccagcacacataaaaaaggtgagaaaagtcttgtcttcaattcacaatgatgcaattttattcattaattctgggggttcacagccatgaaacaaagtataatgagagattttcccaacgtttcgaccgtgaaaaggtctttatcaagggtacaatctatacaaataaaaacaaaaaatacaacataAATAAATTGTATACtatgaaaatacagataataaatcaaGAACTGTTATTACATAACATCAACAAAAATACTGGTAGTCCATATATGTATCTGAACTCTCAAAATCAACACCATGGAAAAAAGTAAATATGATATCCATTTATCAAATTAATCATAAAACCAGGTGTTCACATAATATAGGCCTTGAAGGCAGGACAATAAATGATGCATGGTTCCAAATGAACCTAAAGAGAAAATAATgggtaaataaatcaataaataactaAATGTCTATAATCACCCCAATAGAGgtcagagccgtgaaaaaataagAATGGGGAGGTACAAATGTATATAGTCGCTCTATAATATACAAATCCTGCACAAAATGTATAGCACATAAGCTATAAGGATATAAATAAACACACGAAAGTTAGTAGCGATGTATCCCCATAATGAGCCAGAGGTCCccgggagaaaaaaagaaaaaaaccaccaacaatgaacaaataaacaagCCTCAGCGTGCTGTGAAAGATAAATACCTTTAGTGGTGAACAAGATAAGAAAAGGCCTCCCCGAGCAGTAATGGAGCAGTGTGTAGAAGGACCTTATATAGGGCACTGATGTAATCTCCGGTCAGTCACATGTGGTGAAGCCGAGTCATCCCGGAAAAAGCCAAACAAGAGAGAGGAGAAGTACTCATGTGTCGTAACCATGGCACCGGGAGAAGCCGAGTGATATAGTAAAGCAGAAGGGAGAGAAAGCCACGCAGGCACAGACATATAAAGCGTCGCTCATATAGTACCGGAATCAAAAGAACTAGGAGAATAAAAGATAAAATGCTGACGCTAAGTAGTGCAAAACTATATGAGAGGAAAGGAAACAAAGAATATTAACAGGAAAATAAAaagagaagaagggaagaaaaaaaccaAAGAAGAGGAGATAAGCGCTCATTTAGGGGATACATACCTATACATCAAGGAACCTATGAAAAagaaaagataaaaaagaaaaaataaatgactcaaatatatatacatatacatacagcctACTTATTAAACACTGTGACGTATaatcaaaatatattcaataaCTGATCTCATACTCCCTATTCAGTCCCCACGGTTCCAGTGTTTGTAATGTGAAAATCCAAAAAGATTCCCTGGATTTAAGTCTCTTGATCCTATCACCTCCCCGTCTAGGTAATGCTACACTCTCTATGACCTGATATTTAAGTTGAGACACATTATGTCCAGCAGCAGCAAAGTGTGCTGGAATAGGTAGCATTAGCTTTTGACACCTGATGGTAGACTTGTGTTGGgatatgcggtcccggatatgctgggAAGTCTCCCCAACAtacccgagaccgcatggacacttaatCAAATATATGACATAAGAGGAATTGCATGTGAAAAAGCCATTTATATTGAAAATTTTTCCGGATCGGGGGTGTGAGAAGGTCTCTCCCTTCGTGATGTTAGAACATTGAAAACAATGAAGACAAGGAAACGTACCTCGCTTCTGTGTAGAAAGAGTCCTTTGTGTGTAATGGGGTTTATCGGACCCAATGTCAGCCTTAACCAAAAGATTTCTGAGATTCGAGGGTTTTTTGTAACACATGATGGGAGTGTCATTAAATTCCGGGATGCCCGGATATGCTTTACCCAACAAATCCCAGTGACGTAAGACACAGTTTTTTATCTTATAAAGATATGGATGAAACGTGCTGACAAAAGGTATTCTTTGTCTCCCCAAATTCACCCTGTTGTTCCTAATATTATTTGTCGCCTTTTGAAGTGTTCTTAAAGGATACCCACGCTGTAGGAATTTAACTGACATTTCATGATGTCGTATCGCCTGCTTCTCCTCATTAGAGACAATCCGTGATAACCGATGATATTGAGAAATAGGTAAAGACTGCTTGACATGTCGAGGGTGACAGCTACTATAATGCAACAAACTGTTCTTATCAGTTGGTTTACAGTACAGGTCCACATCAAGATTTCCGTCAGCTTCTAATGTAATCATTGTGTCCAAAAAATTAATGGATACATTACTTTTTTGCATGGAAAAAGGGGTGGAAGAAATGGAGGAAGTGCTgcttgaagtagaccccgtgcaagcagcccgggcagataatcggcaacagcatcgacaggtcgtgtgggttaatgggaaacgtatgcagggactaagagattccggggcaactttgatccttgtgaagcctcatctcgtccgggaccaagagaacacGGACCGGacggtggcagtccgtgtagcaagggagctatacatcgactgcccactgccaggattcaactgaactggggagtcgaggatggccttgttgaggtcggcttgtgttatgacctggtggtcaggacaataatggacctggtggttaagagcacacggaatgacctgatagttactgataataaaggacgagctctgggacgtgggaactctgctgaccgcaatccctaatcctatcaaacacactagaaatagccgtggattgctcctaacgctccctatgcaactcggcacagcctaaggaactagctagccctgaagatagaaaaataaagcctaccttgcctcagagaaattccccaaaggaaaaggcagtcccccacatataatgactgtgagtaaagaagaaaatacaaacacagagatgaaatagatttagcaaagtgaggcccgacttactgaacagactgatgaTAGGAAAGGtacctttgcggtcagcacaaaaacctacaaaaataccacacagagggtgcaaaaagaccctccgtaccgactcacggtgaggaggtgctccctctgcatcccagagcttctagcaagcaagacaacaataaaaatagcaagctggacagaaaaatagcaaaccaaagaaaatacaagcaggaacttagcttctgctgggaagacaggtcacaagaacgatccaggagtgaactagaccaatactggaacattgaaaggtggcatggagcaaggatctaagtggagttaaatagagcagccagctaacgaattaacctcgtcacctgtggaaggaaaatcagaaacacccaccagaggaagtccatggacaaaaccagccgaagtaccattcatgaccacagtagggagcccgacaacagaattcacaacagtacccccccttgaggaggggtcaccaaaccctcaccagagaccccaggccgaccaggatgagccaaatgaaaggcacgaaccagatcggcagcatgaacatcagaggcaaaaacccaggaattatcttcctgaccataacccttccacttgaccaggtactggagtttccgtctcgaaatacgagaatccaaaatcttctccaccacatactccaactccccctcaaccaacaccggggcaggaggatcaacggatggaaccacaggcgccatgtatctccgcaataacgacctatggaacacattatgggtggcaaaagaagcaggaagggccaaacgaaatgacacaggattgataacctcagaaatcttatacggaccaatgaaacgaggcttaaacttaggagaggaaaccttcataggaacataacgagacgacaaccaaaccaaatccccaacacgaagtcggggacccacacagcgccggcggttagcgaaatgttgagccttctcctgggacaatgtcaaattgtccaccacatgagtccaaatctgctgcaacctatccaacagcaaaaaggacacccaatcatcctgatcagcagaaacaaagcatctcagatatgtttccaaagtttgattagttcgttcggtttggccatttgtctgaggatggaaagccgaggaaaaagacaaatcaatgcccatcctagcacaaaaggatcgccaaaacctcgaaacaaactgggaacctctgtcagaaatgatgttctccgggataccatgtaaacgaaccacatgctggaaaaataatggcaccaaatcagaggaggaaggcaatttagacaaaggtaccaaatggaccatcttagaaaagcgatcacaaaccacccaaatgaccgacatcttttgagagacggggagatccgaaataaaatccatagaaatatgcgtccagggcctcttcgggaccggcaagggcaaaagcaacccactggcacaagaacagcagggcttagcccgagcacaagtcccacaggactgcacaaaagaacgcacatcctgtgacaaagacggccatcaaaaggatctagccaccaaatctctggtaccaaagattccaggatgcccagccaacactgaacaatgaatctcagagataactctactagtccatctatcagggacaaacagtttctccgctgagcaacggtcaggtctatcagcctgaaatttttgcagcacccgccgcaaatcaggggagatggcagacaaaattaccccctctttgagaatacccgccggctcaggaacacccggagagtcaggcacaaaactccttgacagggcatcagccttcacattcttagagcccggaaggtacgaaaccacaaaatcaaaacgggagaaaaataacgaccatcgagcctgtctcggattcaaccgtttggcagactcaagataagtcaaattcttgtgatctgtcaagaccaccacgcga is a window encoding:
- the LOC138664191 gene encoding uncharacterized protein; protein product: MITLEADGNLDVDLYCKPTDKNSLLHYSSCHPRHVKQSLPISQYHRLSRIVSNEEKQAIRHHEMSVKFLQRGYPLRTLQKATNNIRNNRVNLGRQRIPFVSTFHPYLYKIKNCVLRHWDLLGKAYPGIPEFNDTPIMCYKKPSNLRNLLVKADIGSDKPHYTQRTLSTQKRGTFPCLHCFQCSNITKGETFSHPRSGKIFNINGFFTCNSSYVIYLIKCPCGLGYVGETSQHIRDRISQHKSTIRCQKLMLPIPAHFAAAGHNVSQLKYQVIESVALPRRGGDRIKRLKSRESFWIFTLQTLEPWGLNREYEISY